A portion of the Panulirus ornatus isolate Po-2019 chromosome 43, ASM3632096v1, whole genome shotgun sequence genome contains these proteins:
- the LOC139762572 gene encoding uncharacterized protein: MFQWCGPVGTVCGCGPGGPVSGCRPGGSVSGCRPLYPVSGCGPSGPVPECGPSGPVSRCGPVYPVSGCGPGGPVSRYGPGGPVSGCGPVYPVSGCGPCGPVPGCGPGDPVSECGPGGPVSVCGPGGPVSRYGPGDPVSGCGPVYPVSGCGPVPGCGPGGPVSECGPCGPVSGCGPGGPVSRCGPGGPVSECGPGGPVPGCGQGGPASGCGPVSSCGPDGPVSGCDPCGPVSGCRWSSVRVWSRWSSIWV; this comes from the coding sequence ATGTTCCAGTGGTGTGGTCcagttggtacagtgtgtgggtgtggtccaggtggtccaGTGTCTGGGTGTCGTCCAGGCGGGTCAGTGTCTGGGTGTCGTCCACTTTATCCAGTATCTGGATGTGGTCCAAGTGGCCCAGTGCCCGAGTGTGGTCCATCTGGTCCCGTGTCTAGGTGTGGTCCGGTTTATCCAGTATCTGGgtgtggtccaggtggtccaGTTTCTAGGTATGGTCCAGGTGGTCCAGTGTCTGGGTGTGGTCCAGTTTATCCAGTATCTGGGTGTGGTCCATGTGGTCCAGTGCCTGGGTGTGGTCCGGGTGATCCAGTGTCTgagtgtggtccaggtggtccagtgtctgtgtgtggtccaggtggtccaGTGTCTAGGTATGGTCCTGGTGATCCAGTGTCTGGGTGTGGTCCAGTTTATCCAGTATCTGGGTGTGGTCCAGTGCCTGGGTGTGGTCCGGGTGGTCCAGTGTCTGAGTGTGGTCCATGTGGTCCAGTATCTGGgtgtggtccaggtggtccagtgtctaggtgtggtccaggtggtccagtgtctgagtgtggtccaggtggtccaGTGCCTGGGTGTGGTCAAGGTGGTCCAGCGTCTGGGTGTGGTCCAGTGTCTAGTTGTGGTCCAGATGGTCCAGTATCTGGGTGTGATCCATGTGGACCAGTGTCTGGATGTAGGTGGTCCAGTGTCAGGgtgtggtccaggtggtccaGTATCTGGGTGTGA